The following proteins are encoded in a genomic region of Stutzerimonas balearica DSM 6083:
- a CDS encoding YdcF family protein, producing the protein MPIRYFFKQLLLPPGGFVLLLACAWLLRRRRPRFAALCFAIGLGGLTAMSLPVFVEWGARLLEREPALAEARWGGLAAEAGAIVVLGAGRELADPAWGGDQPGHLALERLRYAARLARASGLPILTSGGLHFGQPPSEAYIGAEVLQRDFQVPTRWLEERSRTTWENAVYSAQMLKAAGIDRVVLVTSAVHMPRSRWCFEQNGIEVVAAPVGFMGVPNGRPLGGWLPEAKAVWQTSLLINEAAGMLLYPLLYRPAVGVSPAPPVAADQGPAQQ; encoded by the coding sequence GTGCCGATTCGCTATTTCTTCAAACAGCTGCTACTTCCTCCGGGCGGCTTTGTGCTGCTGCTGGCCTGTGCCTGGCTCCTGCGGCGCCGTCGGCCGCGGTTCGCCGCGCTGTGCTTCGCCATCGGTCTTGGCGGCCTGACGGCAATGAGCCTGCCGGTGTTCGTCGAGTGGGGTGCCAGACTGCTCGAGCGTGAGCCGGCGCTGGCCGAGGCGCGCTGGGGCGGGCTGGCAGCCGAGGCGGGAGCCATCGTCGTGCTCGGCGCCGGGCGTGAGCTCGCCGATCCGGCCTGGGGCGGCGACCAGCCGGGCCATCTGGCGCTCGAGCGGCTGCGCTATGCGGCACGTCTGGCGCGTGCCAGCGGGCTGCCGATCCTCACCAGCGGCGGGCTGCACTTCGGCCAGCCGCCGAGCGAGGCATACATCGGTGCCGAGGTATTGCAGCGCGACTTCCAGGTGCCGACCCGCTGGCTGGAGGAGCGCAGCCGTACGACCTGGGAGAATGCTGTCTACAGTGCGCAGATGCTCAAGGCGGCGGGCATCGATCGGGTCGTGCTGGTGACCTCTGCGGTGCACATGCCGCGCTCGCGCTGGTGCTTCGAGCAGAACGGCATCGAGGTCGTCGCCGCACCGGTGGGGTTCATGGGCGTGCCCAACGGGCGCCCGCTGGGTGGTTGGCTCCCGGAAGCCAAAGCGGTGTGGCAGACCAGCCTGCTGATCAACGAGGCCGCCGGAATGCTCCTTTATCCGCTGCTGTACCGCCCAGCGGTGGGCGTATCACCCGCGCCCCCGGTTGCGGCCGATCAAGGCCCAGCCCAGCAGTAA